One genomic window of Gallaecimonas sp. GXIMD4217 includes the following:
- a CDS encoding sterol desaturase family protein has protein sequence MEIWLLLALGPLFGAFIAWEWYRHPDRYCGREVLCNAFLAISHQLVDILAWTGIILLYQAVYEHRLLTIEVNVLSALGLFIAQDFLYYWFHRSAHRVRWLWAAHVVHHSSERLNFSTALRQSLFYPLAAMWAFWLPLAWLGFEPGHIMLIVAINLAYQFFIHTQAVSRLGPLEWILNTPSHHRAHHGKNPEYIDRNFGGVLIIWDRLFGTFVEEKAAPDYGIPERKVGLNPWEVLTHEWRFMLGQALKKNQSLKHRLWFLFGPPEWRPVTGECPRRTETAQPGGMPDPDRS, from the coding sequence ATGGAGATATGGCTATTGCTGGCCCTGGGACCGCTGTTCGGCGCCTTTATCGCCTGGGAATGGTATAGGCACCCTGATCGCTATTGTGGTCGAGAGGTGCTTTGTAACGCCTTTCTCGCCATCAGCCACCAGTTGGTGGATATCCTGGCCTGGACCGGCATCATCCTGCTTTACCAGGCCGTTTATGAGCACCGCCTCCTTACCATTGAGGTGAACGTTCTGAGCGCCCTGGGCCTGTTCATTGCCCAGGACTTCCTTTATTACTGGTTCCACCGGTCTGCGCATCGTGTTCGCTGGCTCTGGGCCGCTCATGTGGTTCACCACTCCTCCGAGCGGTTGAACTTCTCTACCGCCCTGCGCCAGAGCCTGTTCTATCCCCTGGCGGCCATGTGGGCCTTCTGGCTGCCCTTGGCCTGGCTGGGCTTTGAACCCGGACATATCATGCTGATCGTGGCCATCAACCTGGCCTACCAGTTCTTTATCCATACCCAGGCCGTGAGCAGGCTTGGCCCCCTGGAATGGATACTGAACACCCCTTCCCATCACCGCGCCCACCATGGCAAGAACCCCGAGTACATCGACCGGAATTTCGGTGGTGTGCTGATCATCTGGGACAGGCTGTTCGGTACCTTTGTGGAGGAAAAGGCGGCACCGGATTACGGTATTCCAGAGCGGAAGGTCGGACTCAACCCCTGGGAGGTGTTGACCCATGAATGGCGTTTCATGCTCGGCCAGGCCCTAAAGAAAAACCAGAGCCTGAAGCACAGGCTCTGGTTCTTGTTCGGTCCGCCGGAATGGCGCCCCGTTACTGGCGAATGCCCTCGACGGACAGAAACAGCTCAACCTGGCGGGATGCCGGACCCAGATCGAAGTTGA
- a CDS encoding electron transfer flavoprotein-ubiquinone oxidoreductase, with amino-acid sequence MERESMEFDVVVVGAGPAGLAAACRLKQLDDGLNVCVVEKGSEVGAHILSGAVFEPRALNELFPNWQDKGAPLKTQVSDDEIYLLGSEEKASRLPNWAVPKTMHNDGNYIISLGNLCRWLAEQAEALGVEIYPGFPAAEIAYDDDGKVIGIITGDMGRDKDGNEGPQFQPGMLLLAKHTLFAEGCRGHLGKELLERFELDKGKTPQHYAIGFKELWQIPADKHKEGLVIHSAGWPLDKTASGGAFLYHLEDNLVSVGLIIDLNYKDPHLAPFDEFQRMKHHPLFAQYLEGGERISYGARAITKGGLNSLPDMVFPGGMLIGCDAGTLNFAKIKGSHTAMKSGMLAAEAVVRDLKGEQALSNDSFNKAFNNSWLYQELYESRNFGPAMHKFGSLAGGAYNWFEQNLFSGRLPWTLKDEKQDHEQLEPACRYGKRHYPKPDGKLSFDRLSSVFLSNTNHEENQPCHLLLKDKEIPIKHNLAIYDEPAQRYCPAGVYEIVEQDGESRLQINAQNCIHCKTCDIKDPTQNIRWVTPEGTGGPNYPNM; translated from the coding sequence ATGGAACGCGAATCCATGGAATTCGATGTGGTGGTGGTGGGTGCCGGTCCCGCCGGCCTGGCCGCCGCCTGTCGCCTCAAGCAGCTGGACGACGGCCTCAACGTCTGCGTGGTGGAAAAGGGCTCCGAGGTGGGTGCCCATATCCTCAGCGGTGCCGTCTTCGAGCCCAGGGCCCTCAATGAACTGTTCCCCAACTGGCAGGACAAGGGTGCGCCCCTCAAGACCCAGGTCAGTGACGACGAGATCTACCTGCTGGGCTCCGAGGAAAAGGCCAGCCGCCTGCCCAACTGGGCCGTGCCCAAGACCATGCACAATGACGGCAACTACATCATCAGCCTGGGCAACCTGTGCCGCTGGCTGGCCGAGCAGGCCGAAGCCCTGGGCGTGGAGATCTACCCCGGTTTCCCTGCAGCCGAGATTGCCTATGACGACGACGGCAAGGTCATCGGCATCATCACCGGCGACATGGGCCGCGACAAGGACGGCAACGAAGGTCCCCAGTTCCAGCCCGGCATGCTGCTGCTGGCCAAGCACACCCTGTTCGCCGAAGGCTGCCGCGGCCACCTGGGCAAGGAGCTGCTGGAGAGGTTCGAGCTGGACAAGGGCAAGACGCCCCAGCACTACGCCATCGGCTTCAAGGAGCTGTGGCAGATCCCCGCCGACAAGCACAAGGAAGGCCTGGTCATCCACAGCGCCGGCTGGCCCCTGGACAAGACCGCCTCCGGTGGCGCCTTCCTCTACCACCTGGAAGACAACCTGGTGTCCGTGGGGCTCATCATCGACCTCAACTACAAGGATCCGCACCTGGCCCCCTTCGATGAGTTCCAGCGCATGAAGCACCATCCGCTGTTCGCCCAGTACCTGGAAGGCGGCGAGCGGATCAGCTACGGTGCCCGGGCCATCACCAAGGGCGGCTTGAACTCCCTGCCGGACATGGTCTTCCCCGGCGGCATGCTGATTGGCTGCGATGCCGGCACCCTGAACTTTGCCAAGATCAAGGGCTCACACACCGCCATGAAGAGCGGCATGCTGGCCGCCGAGGCGGTGGTGCGGGACCTCAAGGGTGAACAAGCCCTGAGTAATGACAGCTTCAACAAGGCTTTCAACAATAGCTGGCTGTACCAGGAACTCTACGAGTCCCGCAACTTCGGTCCGGCCATGCATAAATTCGGCAGCCTGGCTGGCGGCGCCTACAACTGGTTCGAACAGAATCTTTTCTCCGGTCGCCTGCCCTGGACCCTCAAGGACGAAAAACAGGACCATGAACAGCTGGAGCCGGCCTGCCGCTATGGCAAGCGCCATTACCCCAAGCCGGACGGCAAACTCAGCTTTGATCGCCTGAGTTCGGTTTTTCTTTCCAACACCAACCATGAAGAAAACCAGCCCTGCCACCTGCTGCTCAAGGATAAGGAAATCCCGATCAAGCATAACCTGGCCATTTATGACGAGCCCGCCCAGCGTTATTGCCCGGCCGGGGTCTACGAAATCGTCGAACAGGATGGTGAAAGCCGGTTGCAGATTAATGCGCAAAACTGCATCCACTGTAAGACCTGTGACATCAAGGATCCCACCCAGAATATCCGCTGGGTGACCCCGGAAGGTACGGGTGGCCCCAACTACCCCAACATGTAA
- a CDS encoding Na+/H+ antiporter NhaC family protein, whose translation MELNDFSTSWISLLVPLVALGLVLVTKRVLPTLLLGAGLGAVLLAGTHAPAYLGNQGLALLWDGGPNWWTLQIVAFLLMLGALSRLLARGGATESFANACAGRIHSRRGAGLMTVGLGFAIFIDDYFNSLAVGQATRPVADRHGLSRAKLAYLIDSTAAPVCALVPLSSWGAFILSLLAPLAAAPMGLFLDMSLAAFYPWLALALVLVAAGFDWNLGAMKAAQARAGKTERDEQAQGAWLPLLGPLGLLLACTMAALFVTGALASQGPFDAIKALENTDVGLSLVLGALPSLLWAGVACPGSRLKAMVEGARQMLPAVWLLLAAWLLAAVMKDVKAGDFLAGHIQALNVGHWLPLALFGVAALMALATGSSWGTFGIMIPLAAQLVEPALLPLALGALISGAVFGDHCSPASDTTILASAGAQCDHLQHVLTQLPYAGLAAGVSALGYVAATLGQSLALGWLVAGAGLAVALLWLGALPWRAQGRSISAS comes from the coding sequence ATGGAACTCAATGATTTCTCAACCTCCTGGATCTCCCTGCTGGTGCCGCTGGTGGCGCTGGGCCTGGTGCTTGTCACCAAGCGTGTATTGCCGACCCTGTTGCTGGGTGCCGGCCTGGGGGCCGTGCTGCTGGCTGGCACTCATGCGCCTGCCTACCTGGGTAACCAGGGGCTGGCGCTGCTCTGGGACGGCGGTCCCAACTGGTGGACGCTGCAGATCGTCGCCTTCCTGTTGATGCTGGGGGCCCTGTCCCGGCTGCTGGCCCGGGGCGGCGCCACCGAGTCTTTCGCCAACGCCTGCGCCGGGCGCATCCACAGCCGCCGCGGCGCCGGCCTGATGACGGTGGGACTGGGCTTTGCCATCTTCATCGACGACTACTTCAACAGCCTGGCCGTGGGCCAGGCCACCCGGCCGGTGGCGGACCGCCACGGCCTGAGCCGGGCCAAGCTGGCTTACCTCATCGACTCCACGGCGGCGCCGGTCTGTGCCCTGGTGCCGCTGTCCTCCTGGGGGGCCTTCATACTGTCGCTGCTGGCGCCCCTGGCGGCGGCCCCCATGGGGTTGTTCCTGGACATGAGCCTGGCCGCCTTCTACCCCTGGCTGGCCCTGGCCCTGGTGCTGGTAGCCGCCGGCTTCGACTGGAACCTGGGGGCCATGAAGGCAGCCCAGGCCAGGGCCGGCAAGACCGAGCGGGATGAGCAGGCCCAAGGCGCCTGGCTGCCGCTGCTGGGCCCCCTGGGCCTGCTGCTGGCCTGTACAATGGCGGCGCTGTTCGTCACCGGCGCCCTGGCCAGCCAAGGCCCCTTCGACGCCATCAAGGCCCTGGAGAACACCGACGTGGGCCTGTCCCTGGTGCTGGGCGCCCTGCCTTCACTGCTGTGGGCTGGCGTGGCCTGTCCCGGTAGCCGCCTCAAGGCCATGGTAGAGGGCGCCCGGCAGATGCTGCCGGCGGTCTGGCTGCTGCTGGCCGCCTGGCTGCTGGCGGCGGTGATGAAGGACGTCAAGGCCGGCGACTTCCTGGCCGGCCATATCCAGGCCCTGAACGTGGGCCACTGGCTGCCCCTGGCGCTGTTCGGGGTGGCGGCGCTGATGGCCCTGGCCACCGGCTCCAGCTGGGGCACCTTCGGCATCATGATCCCCCTGGCCGCCCAGCTGGTGGAGCCGGCCCTGCTGCCCCTGGCCCTGGGGGCGTTGATCTCCGGCGCCGTGTTCGGCGATCACTGCTCGCCGGCGTCCGACACCACCATACTGGCGTCCGCCGGCGCCCAGTGCGATCACCTGCAGCATGTGCTGACCCAGTTGCCCTATGCGGGCCTGGCCGCCGGTGTGTCCGCCCTGGGCTATGTGGCGGCGACCCTGGGCCAGAGCCTGGCGCTGGGCTGGCTGGTGGCGGGCGCTGGTCTTGCGGTGGCGCTGCTGTGGCTGGGTGCATTGCCCTGGCGGGCGCAAGGCCGTAGCATAAGCGCCAGTTGA
- a CDS encoding electron transfer flavoprotein subunit beta/FixA family protein — MKVLVAVKRVIDYNVKVRVKPDQSDVDLANVKMAINPFCEIAVEEAVRLKEQGKATEVVAVSVGSDACQEQLRTALALGADKAIQVKAEDGLDSLAVAKLLAKVCEQENPELVILGKQAIDSDNNQTGQMLAALKDWPQATFASEVEVLDGALKVTREVDGGLETVQVSLPAVVTTDLRLNEPRYASLPNIMKAKRKPLEVLDGAELGVDLSPRTKLLKVTPPPVREGGEIVADVDTLIDKLRNQAKVI; from the coding sequence ATGAAGGTGCTGGTCGCGGTCAAGCGCGTGATTGATTACAACGTCAAGGTCAGGGTCAAGCCTGATCAGTCCGACGTTGATCTGGCCAATGTGAAGATGGCCATCAACCCCTTCTGTGAAATCGCCGTGGAAGAAGCGGTGCGACTGAAAGAGCAGGGCAAGGCCACTGAAGTGGTGGCGGTCTCCGTCGGCTCCGACGCCTGCCAGGAGCAGCTGCGTACCGCCCTGGCCCTGGGCGCCGACAAGGCCATCCAGGTCAAGGCCGAGGATGGCCTCGATTCCCTGGCCGTGGCCAAGCTGCTGGCCAAGGTCTGCGAGCAGGAAAATCCCGAGCTGGTGATCCTGGGTAAGCAGGCCATCGATTCCGACAACAACCAGACCGGCCAGATGTTGGCGGCGCTGAAGGACTGGCCCCAGGCCACCTTCGCCTCCGAGGTGGAGGTACTGGACGGCGCCCTCAAGGTCACCCGTGAAGTCGATGGCGGCCTGGAAACGGTGCAGGTATCCCTGCCGGCCGTGGTCACCACCGACCTGCGTCTCAACGAGCCCCGCTACGCGTCCCTGCCCAACATCATGAAGGCCAAGCGCAAGCCCCTGGAGGTGCTGGATGGCGCCGAGCTGGGCGTGGATCTCAGCCCCCGCACCAAGCTGCTCAAGGTGACGCCGCCGCCGGTCCGTGAAGGCGGTGAGATCGTCGCCGACGTAGACACCCTTATCGACAAACTGCGCAACCAAGCCAAGGTGATCTGA
- the gmhB gene encoding D-glycero-beta-D-manno-heptose 1,7-bisphosphate 7-phosphatase: MSSSIMKPAIFLDRDGVINLDHGYVGTIDDFQFVDGVFEACRDLQGKGFLIVVITNQSGIARGKYTEEQFHELTQWMDWNFDDKGVVLDGIYYCPHHPEKGLGDYKIDCDCRKPKPGMLLEAQQDLGIDMAKSVFVGDKADDMRAAIAAGIRTRILVETGKAVTEDARELADVVLPSLAQVAAWLEQREQSR; encoded by the coding sequence ATGAGCAGTAGTATTATGAAACCCGCAATATTTCTGGACCGAGACGGTGTGATCAACTTGGATCATGGCTATGTTGGTACCATCGATGACTTCCAGTTCGTCGATGGTGTATTCGAAGCCTGCCGAGATCTCCAGGGTAAGGGGTTCCTTATCGTGGTGATCACCAACCAGTCTGGCATCGCCCGTGGCAAATACACGGAAGAGCAGTTCCACGAGCTGACCCAGTGGATGGACTGGAACTTTGATGACAAGGGGGTGGTGTTGGACGGCATCTACTACTGCCCTCATCACCCCGAGAAGGGACTGGGTGACTACAAAATCGACTGTGACTGCCGCAAGCCCAAGCCAGGCATGCTGCTGGAAGCCCAGCAGGATCTAGGCATCGATATGGCAAAGTCGGTGTTTGTCGGGGACAAGGCCGATGATATGCGGGCGGCCATCGCGGCCGGTATAAGAACCAGGATCCTGGTCGAGACAGGCAAGGCGGTGACAGAGGATGCCAGGGAATTGGCGGATGTGGTGTTGCCTAGCCTGGCCCAGGTAGCGGCCTGGTTGGAGCAGCGGGAGCAATCCCGGTGA
- a CDS encoding AraC family transcriptional regulator — MIVKRRQGADISAGYLRALFLLVEQKGAPSQELFRLLELTEASLQDAEQRFPAALYDEALNWAANQLNEPLFGLLLGLNVLPGDYGVLGHQVMNCHSLGEAITRLLRFQSLVADLGQADFSISGEQAVLCWQSHRGLGPQVVERNMAGWLKYARFITGRDLPPRQLLFCHEALDDIGRYEALLNAPVQFGRQQNALVFPKDYLELPLPQANEAMLAVLDHYADTRLQSTELPPWTHRVQAALFALSGKALLSLEQVALELGISERSLQRRLQEEGQSFKVVLDDWRRQQCEKLARERLPWIDVALRLGYAEQGSLVKACQRWFGCTPGELRSKKKGA, encoded by the coding sequence ATGATTGTGAAAAGACGCCAAGGTGCCGACATTTCCGCCGGCTATCTCCGCGCCCTGTTTCTGCTGGTCGAGCAGAAGGGGGCGCCATCGCAGGAACTGTTCCGGCTTCTGGAGCTGACCGAAGCGTCGCTGCAGGACGCCGAGCAACGCTTTCCTGCGGCGCTTTACGATGAGGCACTCAATTGGGCTGCCAATCAACTCAATGAGCCGCTGTTCGGGTTACTGCTGGGCCTGAATGTGCTTCCCGGGGATTATGGCGTGCTTGGCCATCAGGTGATGAACTGTCATTCCCTGGGAGAGGCCATAACGCGGCTGCTGCGTTTTCAATCCCTGGTGGCCGATCTGGGCCAGGCCGATTTTTCCATTTCAGGTGAGCAGGCCGTTTTATGCTGGCAATCCCACCGGGGTTTGGGGCCCCAGGTTGTTGAGCGTAATATGGCGGGCTGGTTGAAATATGCCCGCTTTATCACCGGCCGGGATCTACCACCTCGCCAGTTGCTTTTTTGCCATGAGGCCCTGGATGATATAGGGCGTTACGAGGCGTTACTTAACGCGCCGGTACAATTTGGCCGGCAACAAAATGCCCTGGTATTTCCAAAGGACTATCTGGAGCTGCCGTTACCCCAGGCCAACGAAGCCATGTTGGCGGTGCTGGATCATTATGCCGACACCAGGCTGCAGAGCACGGAATTACCACCATGGACACATCGCGTGCAGGCCGCCTTATTCGCCTTATCGGGAAAGGCCCTGTTATCTCTGGAGCAGGTGGCGCTTGAATTGGGGATTTCCGAGCGGAGTTTGCAGCGTAGACTCCAGGAGGAAGGACAGTCTTTTAAAGTGGTGCTGGACGACTGGCGTCGACAGCAGTGTGAAAAACTTGCCCGTGAAAGGCTGCCCTGGATCGATGTGGCACTGAGGCTGGGATATGCCGAGCAGGGGTCGCTGGTCAAGGCCTGCCAGCGCTGGTTTGGCTGCACGCCGGGGGAATTACGGAGTAAAAAGAAAGGGGCCTGA
- a CDS encoding YceI family protein gives MKKALIALALAAGLSGTAVADDYVIDTQGAHAFVQFRIKHLGYSWLIGQFNQFEGKFSYDEKAPEKASVQVEIDTGSLDSNHAERDKHLRGKDFLDVKQYPKATFVSTAYEPNGNGEGVLKGQLTLHGVTKDIAIAVKEIGAGADPWGGYRRGFEGTTTLTLKDYDINFDLGPASRQVELFLSVEGIRQ, from the coding sequence ATGAAAAAAGCCCTGATCGCCCTGGCATTGGCCGCCGGCCTGTCCGGTACTGCCGTTGCAGACGACTATGTTATCGACACCCAAGGTGCCCATGCCTTCGTGCAGTTCCGTATCAAGCACCTGGGTTACAGCTGGCTCATCGGCCAGTTCAACCAGTTTGAAGGCAAGTTCAGCTACGACGAGAAGGCGCCGGAGAAGGCCAGTGTCCAGGTTGAGATTGATACCGGCTCCCTGGACTCCAATCATGCCGAGCGTGACAAGCACCTGCGTGGCAAGGATTTCCTGGACGTTAAACAGTACCCCAAGGCCACCTTCGTCAGCACCGCCTATGAGCCCAATGGTAACGGCGAGGGCGTACTCAAGGGGCAGCTGACCTTGCATGGCGTCACCAAGGATATTGCCATCGCCGTCAAGGAGATCGGTGCCGGCGCCGATCCCTGGGGTGGCTATCGCCGCGGCTTCGAAGGCACCACGACCCTGACCCTGAAAGACTACGACATCAACTTCGATCTGGGTCCGGCATCCCGCCAGGTTGAGCTGTTTCTGTCCGTCGAGGGCATTCGCCAGTAA
- a CDS encoding H-NS family nucleoid-associated regulatory protein, whose protein sequence is MSDFLQILANQRRLNAQTKDLSVAELEEIKGKLENIIEHRREEEAERQQEEVERQRKIEEFRKAMEAAGISPDELGMSAAAPATRKGGKGVKRAPKYRIVVDGQETLWTGVGRTPRVFKDVLDKGGKLDDYLIK, encoded by the coding sequence ATGTCTGACTTTTTGCAGATCTTGGCCAACCAACGCCGCCTGAATGCCCAAACCAAGGACCTTTCCGTTGCCGAACTCGAAGAAATCAAAGGCAAGCTGGAAAACATCATCGAGCACCGTCGCGAAGAAGAAGCCGAGCGTCAGCAGGAAGAAGTTGAGCGTCAGCGTAAAATCGAAGAATTCCGCAAGGCCATGGAAGCCGCCGGTATCTCCCCTGACGAGCTGGGCATGAGCGCGGCCGCTCCGGCTACCCGCAAGGGTGGCAAAGGTGTAAAGCGTGCTCCCAAGTACCGCATCGTTGTCGATGGCCAGGAAACCCTGTGGACCGGCGTCGGCCGCACACCCCGCGTCTTCAAGGACGTGTTGGATAAAGGTGGCAAGCTCGACGACTACCTGATCAAGTAA
- a CDS encoding NAD-dependent epimerase encodes MKYLVTGAAGFIGFYVSKRLVEAGHQVVGIDNLNDYYEVSLKEARLAELELLEGFDFIKLDIADRAGIEQLFSDNAFDRVIHLAAQAGVRYSIDNPHAYADANLVGHLNILEGCRHHDIQHLVYASSSSVYGLNGDMPFKVSDSVDHPVSLYAATKKANELMSHTYSHLYGLPTTGLRFFTVYGPWGRPDMALFKFTKAVLAGEPIDVYNHGDMQRDFTYIDDIVEGIARIADVVPEKNSQWTVEGGSAAQSSAPYRVYNIGAGQPVKLTDFIKAIEKATGLEAKQNLMPIQPGDVPATWADTMDLFQATGYKPKMPVEEGVKSFVDWYRDFYQL; translated from the coding sequence GTGAAGTATCTGGTTACCGGCGCGGCCGGCTTTATCGGTTTTTACGTCAGCAAACGCCTTGTCGAAGCGGGTCACCAGGTGGTTGGTATCGACAACCTCAATGATTATTACGAAGTCAGTCTGAAGGAAGCCCGCCTGGCAGAGCTTGAACTCTTGGAGGGCTTTGACTTTATCAAGCTGGACATTGCCGACCGTGCTGGCATTGAACAGCTCTTTTCCGATAACGCCTTTGACCGGGTCATCCACCTTGCCGCCCAGGCCGGGGTGCGTTATTCCATCGACAACCCCCATGCCTATGCCGATGCCAACCTGGTAGGACATCTCAATATCCTGGAAGGCTGCCGCCACCATGATATCCAGCACCTTGTCTATGCCTCTTCCAGCTCCGTCTATGGCCTCAATGGCGACATGCCATTTAAGGTATCGGACAGCGTTGACCACCCTGTGTCACTCTACGCTGCCACCAAGAAAGCCAACGAGTTGATGAGCCATACCTATTCCCACCTTTATGGCTTGCCGACTACTGGGTTGCGCTTCTTTACCGTGTATGGCCCATGGGGGCGCCCGGACATGGCGCTGTTCAAGTTCACCAAGGCGGTGTTGGCTGGGGAGCCCATCGATGTCTACAACCACGGGGACATGCAGCGGGACTTTACCTATATAGATGATATCGTCGAGGGGATCGCCCGTATTGCCGATGTGGTGCCGGAAAAGAACAGCCAATGGACCGTAGAAGGGGGCAGTGCTGCCCAAAGTTCTGCACCGTACCGGGTCTACAACATTGGTGCTGGGCAGCCGGTTAAGTTGACCGACTTCATCAAGGCCATCGAGAAGGCGACCGGCCTTGAAGCCAAGCAGAATCTGATGCCCATCCAACCCGGTGATGTGCCGGCAACCTGGGCCGACACCATGGATCTCTTCCAGGCGACCGGCTACAAGCCGAAAATGCCTGTAGAAGAAGGGGTTAAGTCATTCGTTGACTGGTATCGAGACTTCTATCAGCTCTAG
- a CDS encoding cytochrome b — protein sequence MWQNTNTRYGLKAILMHWLSALVVFGLFGLGYWMRTLSYYDSWYQLGPWWHKSVGMVLLAVTLWRLLWKWRQPSPAISGRRGEVLAARLGHALLYLLLLLVMISGYLISTADGRGISVFGWFEVPALVTELPEQEDLAGIIHWYSALSLVVLALGHAAFALKHHFADRKDTLVRMLKYR from the coding sequence ATGTGGCAAAACACCAATACCCGTTATGGCCTCAAGGCCATATTGATGCATTGGCTCAGCGCCCTGGTCGTATTCGGCCTGTTTGGCCTCGGCTATTGGATGCGGACCCTATCTTACTACGACAGCTGGTACCAGTTGGGGCCTTGGTGGCACAAGTCCGTTGGCATGGTGTTGTTGGCTGTGACCCTGTGGCGATTACTGTGGAAATGGCGCCAGCCGTCACCGGCCATCTCTGGCCGTCGCGGTGAAGTGCTTGCTGCCCGTCTTGGCCACGCACTCCTGTACCTGCTGTTGCTGCTGGTAATGATCAGCGGATACCTGATCTCGACCGCAGATGGCCGCGGCATCAGCGTTTTCGGCTGGTTTGAAGTACCCGCCCTTGTCACCGAATTGCCTGAACAGGAAGACCTGGCCGGCATCATCCACTGGTACAGCGCCCTGAGCCTGGTTGTGCTGGCCTTGGGGCATGCCGCCTTTGCCTTGAAACATCATTTCGCGGACAGGAAAGATACCCTTGTGCGCATGCTTAAATACCGATGA
- a CDS encoding FAD-binding protein, which translates to MTILVIAEHDNHSLKPETAKVLACAKQLGDDIHLLVAGHDCGQAGEAAAKLDGVAKVLLLDDARFAHPLPEVLADQVVAMAGGYSHVLAASSTTGKNFMPRVAVKLDVAQISDIIAVESADTFRRPIYAGNAIATVQSLDAVKVITARPAAFDAVGEGNSAAIERVEAAASFDKSQFLSQQLTESERPDLGSARVVISGGRGLQSGDNFQMLEKLADKLGGAIGASRAAVDAGFVPNDWQVGQTGKIVAPDLYIAVGISGAIQHLAGMKDSKVIVAINKDPEAPIFQIADYGLVGDLFELVPELTEKL; encoded by the coding sequence ATGACAATTCTGGTAATTGCTGAGCACGACAACCACAGCCTCAAGCCGGAAACTGCCAAGGTCCTGGCTTGTGCCAAGCAACTGGGCGACGACATCCACCTGCTGGTGGCCGGTCACGACTGCGGCCAGGCCGGCGAAGCCGCCGCCAAGCTGGACGGCGTCGCCAAGGTGCTGCTGCTGGACGACGCCCGCTTCGCCCATCCGCTGCCGGAAGTGCTGGCGGATCAGGTGGTGGCCATGGCAGGGGGCTACAGCCACGTCCTGGCGGCCAGCTCCACCACCGGCAAGAACTTCATGCCGCGGGTGGCGGTGAAGTTGGACGTGGCGCAGATCTCCGACATCATCGCCGTCGAGTCCGCCGACACCTTCCGCCGTCCCATCTACGCCGGCAACGCCATCGCCACGGTGCAGTCCCTGGACGCGGTCAAGGTGATCACCGCCCGTCCCGCCGCCTTTGATGCCGTGGGCGAGGGTAACAGCGCCGCCATCGAGCGCGTCGAGGCCGCTGCCAGCTTCGACAAGAGCCAGTTCCTGTCCCAGCAGCTCACCGAGAGCGAGCGGCCGGATCTGGGCTCGGCCCGGGTGGTCATTTCCGGTGGTCGTGGCCTGCAGAGCGGCGACAACTTCCAGATGCTGGAAAAGCTGGCCGACAAGCTGGGCGGCGCCATAGGGGCCTCCCGCGCCGCCGTGGACGCCGGCTTCGTGCCCAACGACTGGCAGGTGGGCCAGACCGGCAAGATAGTCGCGCCGGATCTGTACATTGCCGTTGGCATCAGTGGTGCCATCCAGCACCTGGCCGGCATGAAGGACTCCAAGGTCATCGTCGCCATCAACAAGGATCCGGAAGCCCCCATCTTCCAAATCGCCGACTATGGCCTGGTGGGCGACCTGTTCGAACTGGTGCCCGAGCTCACAGAAAAGCTCTGA